The proteins below come from a single bacterium BMS3Abin14 genomic window:
- a CDS encoding transglutaminase-like superfamily protein: MRRLFLFILAFSLGLIPAAASAGSQSGTVTMEFDLTSHNAGKEAGLWVPYPVSDANQLITDIRITGDFAESAVYTDRKYGTPMLYARWNEGAKSRKLKFSFTVDREERLTRDLPSAEAPWDPADYALYLRPTRLGPTDGEIRKLADSITAGRTGVRDKARAIYDWVSGNMFRDPDTRGCGTGDVDSLLSSLGGKCADISSVFVALTRAAGVPSREVFGIRLGKGGTTDITGWQHCWAEYYLPGYGWVVVDPADVLKMMLKEKLDITDAKTAEYREYFWGGVDPYRVKLGEGRDITLNPPQSGGPVNYLMYPYAEIGGKPLDWLDPDLFRYRITFTGY, from the coding sequence ATGAGAAGGCTTTTCCTGTTTATCCTGGCTTTTTCCCTGGGCCTTATCCCGGCTGCCGCCTCGGCCGGGTCTCAGTCTGGCACTGTCACCATGGAGTTTGACCTCACCTCCCACAACGCCGGGAAGGAAGCCGGGCTCTGGGTTCCCTATCCCGTGTCGGACGCCAACCAGTTGATCACGGATATAAGGATAACGGGCGACTTCGCCGAATCGGCCGTTTACACCGACCGTAAATACGGAACACCCATGCTCTACGCCCGCTGGAACGAAGGCGCTAAAAGCCGGAAGCTGAAATTCTCCTTCACGGTGGATCGTGAGGAAAGGCTCACCAGAGACCTGCCGTCAGCCGAGGCGCCGTGGGACCCGGCGGACTACGCCTTGTACCTGAGACCTACCCGGCTCGGCCCCACCGACGGAGAGATCAGGAAGCTGGCCGACAGCATAACAGCGGGGAGGACGGGCGTGAGAGACAAGGCCAGGGCAATATACGACTGGGTCAGCGGGAACATGTTCCGTGACCCGGATACCCGCGGGTGCGGGACAGGCGACGTGGACTCCCTGTTAAGCTCCCTGGGGGGCAAGTGCGCCGACATATCTTCCGTGTTCGTCGCCCTGACGCGCGCGGCCGGGGTTCCCTCCCGCGAGGTGTTCGGAATACGCCTCGGAAAGGGAGGCACAACGGACATCACCGGGTGGCAGCACTGCTGGGCGGAGTACTACCTGCCGGGATACGGCTGGGTCGTCGTGGACCCTGCCGACGTCCTGAAGATGATGCTGAAGGAAAAGCTGGATATCACGGACGCGAAAACTGCCGAGTACCGTGAATATTTCTGGGGCGGGGTCGATCCTTACAGGGTCAAGCTCGGGGAGGGCCGGGACATTACGCTCAACCCGCCGCAGAGCGGCGGGCCGGTGAACTACCTCATGTACCCCTATGCCGAGATCGGGGGAAAACCACTGGACTGGCTCGACCCGGATTTATTCAGGTACAGGATCACCTTTACAGGTTACTG